A genomic segment from Paenibacillus sp. encodes:
- a CDS encoding glycoside hydrolase family 65 yields the protein MNRKEIVSRHNPVLTKAEPLAPLSIGNGEFGFSVDVTGLQTFYDDYETPLGTQSNWGWHYTGGRTVFAADDAAYQRFDTYGRPVPYPMKPEDKAEAYHWLRQNPHRLQLGRIAFRLLRKDGAEAKLGDLENVRQELDLWTGVARSAFALDGVPVEVVTSCHAKRDAVGVSVRSRLIAEGRLAVFLRFPAPDMTHTSWSKAVFPAWDRDDRHRTVVEHETSSSVALRRTMDEDGYRVRWDWAEGRLERTGVHEFTLTGAGGDAETLSFAVGFAPDRDPEPTTPEEAEQTSREHWTAFWTYGGAVDFSGSLDARAFELERRVVLSQYLTAIHSGGSLPPQETGLMYNSWFGKMHLEMHWWHAAHFPLWGRPWLLRKSMDWYNAILPLAQELAASQGYEGARWPKMVGFDGKQSPSPVAPGLIWQQPHPMTLAELLYRAEPNRDTLERYADLVFASADFMVSFAHWNEARRSYDLGPPLIPAQECHHMHEGKNPPYELEYWKYGLEIAVRWAERLGLRANPMWAKVAGAMAHPPQRDGVYLAHELCPDTFTAKNRDHPSMLGALGMLPGTLVDRETMRNTLAKVRDVWHWESAWGWDFPMSAMTAARLGERQAAVDFLLMDTTKNTYLPNGHNYQRPGLTAYLPGNGGLLIAVAMMAAGWHDGNGEPNPGFPKDGWSVRWEGLHPIL from the coding sequence TTGAATCGAAAGGAAATCGTCTCGCGCCATAATCCGGTGCTGACGAAGGCCGAGCCGCTCGCGCCGCTGTCGATCGGGAACGGCGAGTTCGGCTTCAGCGTCGACGTCACCGGACTGCAGACGTTCTACGACGATTACGAAACGCCGCTCGGCACGCAGTCGAATTGGGGGTGGCATTATACGGGAGGGAGAACGGTCTTCGCCGCGGACGATGCCGCGTATCAACGATTCGATACGTACGGCCGGCCGGTGCCGTATCCGATGAAGCCGGAGGACAAGGCCGAAGCGTACCACTGGCTGCGGCAAAACCCGCACAGGCTGCAGCTCGGGCGGATCGCTTTCCGCCTGCTGCGCAAGGACGGCGCGGAGGCGAAGCTCGGCGATCTGGAGAACGTCCGGCAGGAGCTGGACCTGTGGACCGGCGTCGCCCGCAGCGCGTTCGCGCTCGACGGCGTTCCGGTCGAGGTCGTCACGAGCTGCCACGCGAAGCGCGATGCGGTCGGCGTAAGCGTCCGGTCGCGGCTGATCGCCGAAGGGCGGCTCGCCGTCTTCCTGCGCTTTCCCGCGCCCGACATGACGCATACGAGCTGGTCGAAGGCGGTGTTCCCGGCCTGGGATCGCGACGACCGCCACCGAACGGTTGTCGAGCATGAAACGTCCTCGTCCGTCGCGCTGCGGCGGACGATGGACGAGGACGGCTACCGCGTCCGCTGGGACTGGGCAGAAGGACGTCTCGAGCGGACCGGCGTCCACGAATTTACGCTGACGGGGGCGGGCGGCGACGCGGAGACCCTCTCGTTCGCCGTCGGTTTCGCGCCGGACCGCGATCCCGAGCCGACGACTCCGGAGGAGGCCGAACAGACGAGCCGGGAGCATTGGACAGCGTTCTGGACGTACGGCGGCGCGGTCGATTTCTCGGGATCGCTGGATGCGAGGGCGTTCGAGCTGGAGCGGCGCGTCGTGCTGTCGCAATATTTGACGGCGATTCACAGCGGCGGCTCGCTCCCTCCGCAGGAGACGGGGCTTATGTATAACAGCTGGTTCGGCAAAATGCATCTGGAGATGCATTGGTGGCATGCCGCGCATTTCCCGCTGTGGGGCCGCCCGTGGCTGCTCCGGAAAAGCATGGATTGGTACAACGCTATCCTGCCGCTGGCGCAGGAGCTCGCTGCATCGCAAGGCTACGAAGGCGCGCGGTGGCCGAAGATGGTCGGTTTCGACGGCAAGCAAAGCCCGTCTCCGGTCGCGCCGGGGCTCATCTGGCAGCAGCCGCATCCGATGACGCTGGCCGAGCTGCTGTACCGGGCGGAGCCGAACCGGGACACGCTGGAGCGGTACGCGGACCTCGTATTCGCCTCGGCGGATTTCATGGTGTCGTTCGCCCATTGGAACGAAGCCCGCCGATCGTACGACCTCGGCCCGCCGCTCATTCCGGCGCAGGAGTGCCACCATATGCACGAGGGGAAAAATCCGCCGTACGAGCTCGAATATTGGAAGTACGGGCTCGAAATCGCCGTCCGTTGGGCGGAACGGCTCGGGCTGCGCGCGAACCCGATGTGGGCGAAAGTCGCCGGCGCGATGGCCCATCCGCCGCAGCGGGACGGCGTGTATCTCGCGCACGAGCTGTGCCCGGATACGTTCACGGCGAAAAACCGAGATCACCCGTCGATGCTCGGCGCGCTCGGGATGCTGCCCGGAACGCTGGTCGACCGGGAGACGATGCGAAACACGCTTGCGAAGGTGCGGGACGTCTGGCATTGGGAATCGGCGTGGGGATGGGATTTCCCGATGAGCGCGATGACGGCGGCTCGGCTCGGCGAACGGCAGGCGGCGGTCGATTTCCTGCTCATGGACACGACGAAAAATACGTACCTCCCGAACGGCCACAACTACCAACGCCCGGGGCTGACCGCCTATTTGCCGGGCAACGGCGGTCTGCTGATCGCGGTCGCGATGATGGCGGCCGGCTGGCACGACGGGAACGGGGAGCCGAATCCTGGCTTTCCGAAGGACGGGTGGTCCGTTCGCTGGGAAGGTTTGCATCCGATTTTATAA
- a CDS encoding rhamnogalacturonan acetylesterase: MVTVYLAGDSTVQTYSEAEAPQGGWGQFIDRYATDDVRFDNRAIGGRSSKTFIEEGRLDAIWADIRPYDYIWVQMGHNDATTSRPDRYTEPYKQYKSYLKQYVEGARSRQAVPLLITPVGRLHLGEDGRFMNDFPDYCEAMKQVGAETRTTVVDLMSASLKYYEEIGFEEAQTLFMVSVNGTDLTHFTRKGADAIARLLAQLIKRQVAALSRFF, encoded by the coding sequence ATGGTTACGGTGTATTTGGCAGGTGATTCTACGGTTCAAACCTATAGCGAAGCGGAAGCGCCGCAAGGCGGTTGGGGACAGTTTATCGACCGGTACGCGACCGACGACGTCCGCTTCGACAATCGCGCGATCGGCGGGCGCAGCTCGAAGACGTTCATCGAGGAAGGCAGGCTGGACGCGATTTGGGCCGACATTCGCCCGTACGATTACATATGGGTGCAAATGGGACATAACGATGCAACGACAAGCCGGCCGGATCGCTATACCGAGCCGTATAAGCAATACAAATCGTACTTGAAGCAGTACGTGGAAGGCGCCCGATCGCGGCAAGCGGTACCGCTGCTGATCACCCCCGTCGGCCGCCTGCACCTCGGCGAGGACGGGCGCTTTATGAACGACTTCCCCGATTACTGCGAAGCGATGAAGCAGGTCGGCGCGGAGACGCGGACGACGGTCGTCGACCTCATGTCCGCCAGCCTAAAATATTACGAAGAAATCGGCTTCGAAGAGGCGCAAACGCTGTTCATGGTTTCCGTGAACGGTACGGATCTAACGCATTTTACGCGCAAAGGGGCGGACGCCATCGCCAGGCTGCTCGCGCAGTTGATCAAAAGACAAGTCGCGGCGCTGAGCCGATTCTTTTAA
- a CDS encoding oligogalacturonate lyase family protein: MGKGTVYPAEWKRYSDRFTGIDVLQLTDYKTHSYHLYFTESGWYANERKLLFISDRNNATNLYSIDLDDGAITQLTDYENNDALGACLRPQGDVAFVKTGQNIAALRLDTLEERPLFAAPEGYKIGNVSCTADGRYVLTCLQEDLSHRIRLDLGNGYVGHRELMEAAPHSRILRIDAVTGDADTVYEAHRFITHINASPTVPHLITFCHEGPWHLVDHRIWGLNLDTGEAWKIRERLEPLEKVGHEFFYPDGVTIGYHGFRADGTNFFGRIRYDNSGMKETDFDFDTWHSHADGSGLAVVDGKGDVRTLCVWKEADGAIDGPRVLCELRCSFHSQKVHAHPRFTRDGSKLLFTSDKNGYANLYMVEMPDAFEMLPKLEPAAK, encoded by the coding sequence ATGGGCAAAGGCACCGTGTATCCTGCGGAATGGAAACGGTATTCGGATCGCTTCACCGGCATCGACGTGCTGCAGCTGACCGACTATAAAACGCACAGCTATCATTTGTATTTTACCGAATCCGGGTGGTATGCGAACGAACGAAAGCTGCTGTTCATCTCGGACCGGAACAACGCGACGAATTTGTACAGCATCGATCTGGACGACGGGGCGATCACGCAGCTGACGGATTACGAGAACAACGACGCTTTGGGCGCTTGCCTTCGTCCGCAGGGGGACGTCGCGTTCGTGAAAACCGGCCAAAACATCGCCGCGCTCCGGCTCGATACGCTGGAGGAACGTCCGTTGTTCGCGGCGCCCGAGGGCTACAAGATCGGCAATGTGAGCTGCACGGCCGACGGCCGCTATGTGCTGACCTGCCTGCAGGAAGATTTGTCGCACCGCATCCGCCTCGACTTGGGCAACGGCTACGTCGGCCATCGAGAGCTGATGGAGGCGGCGCCGCACAGCCGCATCTTGCGCATCGACGCGGTCACCGGCGATGCCGATACCGTGTACGAAGCGCATCGGTTTATTACGCACATCAACGCTTCGCCGACCGTGCCGCACTTGATCACGTTTTGCCACGAGGGGCCGTGGCATCTCGTCGATCACCGCATCTGGGGGCTGAATCTCGACACCGGCGAAGCGTGGAAAATCCGCGAACGGCTCGAGCCGCTGGAGAAGGTCGGGCACGAATTTTTTTATCCGGACGGCGTGACGATCGGCTACCATGGCTTTCGGGCGGACGGGACCAACTTCTTCGGGCGGATTCGGTATGACAACTCGGGGATGAAGGAGACGGATTTCGATTTCGACACATGGCACTCCCATGCGGACGGGTCCGGTCTCGCCGTCGTCGACGGCAAAGGCGACGTGAGGACGCTGTGCGTCTGGAAGGAAGCGGACGGCGCGATCGACGGGCCGCGGGTGCTGTGCGAGCTGCGGTGCAGCTTTCATTCGCAGAAGGTGCACGCCCATCCGCGTTTTACGCGCGACGGGTCGAAGCTGTTGTTCACGAGCGACAAGAACGGGTACGCTAACTTGTATATGGTGGAGATGCCGGACGCGTTCGAAATGCTGCCGAAGCTGGAGCCGGCGGCGAAATAA